One genomic segment of Brassica napus cultivar Da-Ae chromosome A3, Da-Ae, whole genome shotgun sequence includes these proteins:
- the LOC106427195 gene encoding putative G-type lectin S-receptor-like serine/threonine-protein kinase At1g61610, which yields MAESNRDLTLVTTLFILLQLCRIVSCSTSTLITKNLTIRDGDSLISEGEIFELGFFSPKNSTLRYVGIWFKNIEPRTIVWVANRETPLSDHNGALKIADDGNLVVVNGQNNTVWSTNVHPKLNNNVAVLLETGDLVLYSDSDRDTKYWESFNNPTDTFLPGMRVRVNPSMGENRAFIPWKSESDPSPGRYLMGIDPFGAIEIVIWEGETRKWRSGPWNSAIFTGVPDMFRVTNYIHGFKLSSPPDPDGSVFFTYVPSNKDDLLRFRIRFDGIVEQLMWNRDARNWTSLQVKPSKECEKYNRCGNYSVCNDSKDFDSGKCSCIFGFEPAYRNQWNKGNFSGGCKRRVSLNCSQSLFAKKEDGFRVLKGMKVPDFGSVVSINNSETCKDVCLRDCSCNAYEVVPGIGCMIWTRDLVDMEHFEYGGNNVNIRLAASEIGGKKEIWIISFSIVGAFMLGLCCLCIWVLWKFRKNVKDIFCNKEDNALLDIRKNRDYSVKSLSSLNEVLVEDQVDTPDLPTFSFNSVASATGDFSEENKLGQGGFGTVYKGQFSGGREMAVKRLSGKSKQGLEEFKNEILLIAKLQHRNLVRLLGCCIENDEKILIYEYMPNNSLDRFLFDESKRMSLEWRKRWDIIGGIARGLLYLHRDSRLKIIHRDLKASNILLDKEMKPKISDFGMARIFNYRQDQANTIRVVGTYGYMAPEYAMEGMFSEKSDVYSFGVLILEIVSGSKNVSFRGSEHRSLIGYAWSLWSQGKTKELIDPTIKEVRDVNEAIRCIHVGMLCTQDSVIHRPNMGSVLLMLESQTSHLPRPRQPTFHSFLNFGEIVEGKEVATVNDITLTTVVGR from the exons ATGGCAGAATCTAACAGAGATCTTACTTTGGTCACGACCCTTTTTATTTTGCTTCAACTATGCAGGATCGTATCTTGCAGCACAAGCACCTTAATCACCAAAAATCTCACGATACGAGACGGAGACTCACTGATCAGCGAGGGCGAAATTTTCGAGCTTGGATTCTTCAGTCCCAAAAATTCAACTTTAAGGTATGTCGGAATCTGGTTCAAGAACATAGAGCCTCGAACAATTGTCTGGGTAGCTAATCGAGAAACACCTTTGTCTGATCACAACGGAGCTCTGAAGATTGCTGACGACGGGAACTTGGTGGTCGTCAACGGTCAAAACAACACCGTTTGGTCCACAAACGTGCACCCCAAGTTGAACAATAATGTTGCTGTTCTGTTGGAAACAGGGGATCTGGTTTTATATTCAGATTCAGACAGGGACACTAAGTACTGGGAGAGCTTTAACAATCCAACTGATACTTTCTTGCCGGGTATGAGGGTTAGGGTAAATCCTTCAATGGGAGAGAATCGTGCTTTTATCCCGTGGAAATCCGAATCTGATCCTTCACCAGGAAGATATTTAATGGGGATTGATCCCTTTGGGGCAATAGAGATAGTGATTTGGGAAGGGGAAACGAGGAAATGGCGAAGCGGACCATGGAACTCAGCTATCTTTACCGGTGTACCAGATATGTTCCGTGTCACAAACTACATTCACGGGTTTAAGCTCTCTTCTCCTCCTGATCCAGATGGTAGTGTGTTCTTCACGTATGTTCCATCAAATAAGGACGACTTGTTGAGGTTTCGGATCAGATTTGATGGCATTGTAGAGCAGTTGATGTGGAATAGGGATGCCAGGAACTGGACTTCTCTTCAAGTGAAACCGAGCAAGGAATGCGAGAAGTATAACCGTTGCGGCAATTACAGCGTATGTAATGATAGTAAAGACTTTGATTCCGGTAAATGTAGTTGCATTTTTGGGTTTGAGCCGGCTTATCGAAATCAATGGAACAAGGGAAATTTCTCGGGTGGCTGCAAAAGAAGAGTTTCACTAAACTGTAGCCAGAGTCTGTTTGCAAAGAAAGAAGACGGGTTTAGGGTACTTAAGGGTATGAAGGTGCCTGATTTTGGATCAGTTGTTTCCATTAACAACTCAGAGACTTGTAAGGATGTATGCCTGAGGGATTGCTCATGTAACGCTTATGAGGTCGTACCAGGGATCGGATGCATGATTTGGACTCGAGATTTGGTCGATATGGAGCACTTTGAGTACGGTGGAAACAACGTCAACATCCGGCTAGCTGCATCTGAAATAG GAGGCAAGAAGGAAATTTGGATCATTTCTTTTAGTATTGTAGGTGCATTCATGCTCGGGTTATGCTGCTTATGCATTTGGGTCTTATGGAAGTTCAGGAAAAATGTTAAAG ATATCTTTTGCAATAAGGAAGATAATGCACTTTTGGATATCAGAAAGAACAGAGATTACTCAGTTAAGTCCTTAAGCTCGCTGAACGAAGTTCTAGTGGAGGATCAAGTTGACACACCCGATTTGCCAACTTTCAGTTTCAACAGCGTAGCTTCGGCAACAGGAGATTTCTCTGAAGAAAACAAGCTTGGACAAGGTGGATTTGGTACTGTATATAAG GGACAGTTTTCAGGAGGAAGAGAGATGGCAGTGAAGAGGCTATCAGGCAAATCTAAGCAAGGACTAGAGGAATTCAAGAACGAGATCTTACTAATCGCAAAACTCCAGCATCGGAATCTCGTTAGGTTACTAGGATGTTGCATTGAAAACGACGAGAAAATTCTTATCTATGAATACATGCCAAATAATAGCCTTGACCGGTTCCTTTTTG ATGAGAGTAAACGGATGAGTTTAGAGTGGAGAAAAAGATGGGATATCATTGGAGGAATTGCAAGAGGATTGCTTTACTTGCATAGAGACTCAAGACTAAAGATCATTCACCGTGACCTAAAAGCTAGCAATATATTGCTAGACAAGGAAATGAAACCTAAGATCTCGGATTTCGGTATGGCTAGGATCTTCAACTACCGGCAAGATCAGGCCAATACAATCCGAGTTGTTGGCACATA TGGTTATATGGCTCCAGAGTATGCAATGGAAGGGATGTTCTCAGAGAAATCTGATGTGTACAGCTTTGGAGTGTTGATACTGGAGATTGTAAGTGGAAGCAAGAACGTTAGCTTTAGAGGGTCTGAACATCGAAGTCTCATTGGTTAT GCGTGGAGTTTATGGAGCCAAGGGAAGACGAAAGAGCTAATAGATCCAACGATAAAGGAGGTTCGAGACGTAAATGAAGCAATAAGATGCATCCATGTGGGGATGTTGTGTACACAAGACTCGGTTATCCACAGACCAAACATGGGTTCGGttttgttgatgttggagagtCAAACCAGTCACCTTCCACGACCAAGACAGCCTACCTTTCACTCTTTCTTGAACTTTGGCGAGATTGTCGAAGGTAAGGAAGTTGCCACGGTCAACGATATTACTTTGACCACTGTTGTTGGAAGATGA